Proteins encoded together in one Bacteroidetes Order II. bacterium window:
- a CDS encoding NAD(P)H-dependent oxidoreductase, producing MKKILIIQGNPQPSSFSDAIAAAYRKGAEKSGATVQQITLHTLHFELNLEMGYSSPKVLEPDLVAAQAAIQWAEHVVWIYPIWWGFMPALLKGFIDRVMLPGFAFNYRKDHPMWDKHLKGKTARIITTMDTPGWYDWLMYRGAGQTIMKRAILGFCGFSPVYTTSISPMRHSTVAFKEKWLKKIEHTGLLLR from the coding sequence ATGAAAAAGATTCTAATCATCCAAGGCAACCCACAACCCTCCAGTTTTTCTGACGCGATCGCGGCGGCTTATCGTAAAGGAGCTGAAAAAAGTGGCGCGACGGTACAACAAATTACCCTACATACCCTCCACTTCGAATTAAATCTTGAAATGGGGTATTCCAGCCCTAAGGTTTTGGAACCCGACCTTGTCGCTGCCCAAGCTGCGATCCAATGGGCAGAACATGTGGTTTGGATCTATCCCATCTGGTGGGGATTTATGCCTGCCCTGCTGAAAGGATTCATAGACCGGGTGATGTTGCCAGGTTTTGCATTTAATTATAGGAAAGACCATCCAATGTGGGACAAGCACCTTAAAGGGAAAACCGCTCGGATCATTACGACGATGGACACCCCGGGCTGGTATGACTGGCTGATGTATCGGGGGGCCGGACAAACCATCATGAAACGTGCCATTTTGGGTTTTTGTGGCTTTAGTCCGGTCTATACCACTTCTATTTCGCCCATGCGCCATTCAACAGTGGCCTTTAAGGAAAAGTGGTTGAAAAAAATTGAACATACAGGATTATTACTTCGATAA
- a CDS encoding Mrp/NBP35 family ATP-binding protein, with product MPVITTESVLKALSTVIEPDLHRDLVSLNMIKDVQVSGYNVSFSVELTTPACPLKELIERDCRQALYRYFGEEVVVEITMTADVSRGNRMMETGVLPEVRNIVAVASGKGGVGKSTVAANLAVALAQTGARVGLLDTDIYGPSVPTMFGATDARPRVNADRKIIPIEQYGVKLLSMGFLVDPDQAAIWRGPMVTSAVQQFIRDAEWGALDYLLLDLPPGTGDIQLTLVQTVPITGAVIVSTPQEVALADARRGVAMFHKVNVPVLGFVENMAYFTPPDLPDRKYYLFGEGGAKRLAAKMQVPLLGEIPIEQIVRESGDDGAPVVIRHPGSLSAAAFRYAAEETARVIAVLNAENGTESPVFEIEP from the coding sequence ATGCCTGTCATTACAACCGAATCCGTTTTAAAAGCCCTTTCTACGGTCATCGAACCCGACCTTCACCGTGATCTGGTGAGCCTAAACATGATTAAAGATGTTCAGGTCTCTGGTTATAACGTCTCGTTTTCGGTAGAATTGACCACCCCCGCTTGTCCGCTGAAGGAGTTGATCGAGCGGGATTGCCGACAGGCGCTTTATCGTTACTTCGGAGAAGAGGTGGTGGTAGAAATCACTATGACCGCAGACGTCTCGCGTGGGAATCGTATGATGGAGACGGGAGTACTCCCTGAAGTCCGCAATATTGTGGCTGTGGCATCGGGGAAAGGAGGGGTTGGGAAGAGTACGGTAGCGGCTAATTTGGCCGTTGCCTTGGCGCAGACTGGTGCAAGGGTAGGCTTGTTAGATACCGATATTTACGGCCCCTCTGTCCCTACAATGTTTGGTGCAACAGATGCGCGTCCTCGTGTAAATGCTGATCGAAAAATTATACCGATCGAACAATACGGTGTGAAGTTGCTTTCGATGGGCTTTTTAGTAGATCCAGACCAAGCGGCGATTTGGCGTGGCCCAATGGTAACGTCGGCTGTTCAGCAATTTATCCGAGATGCAGAATGGGGGGCGTTGGATTATTTGCTGCTGGATTTACCGCCCGGAACCGGAGACATCCAATTGACGCTCGTACAAACGGTTCCCATTACGGGTGCTGTGATTGTCTCTACCCCACAAGAAGTGGCACTGGCCGATGCGCGGCGCGGCGTGGCAATGTTCCACAAAGTTAATGTTCCCGTTTTGGGATTTGTGGAAAATATGGCGTACTTCACACCGCCTGATCTCCCTGACCGGAAGTATTATTTATTCGGAGAAGGGGGCGCAAAACGGCTCGCGGCAAAAATGCAAGTACCGCTCTTGGGCGAAATCCCCATTGAACAGATTGTGCGTGAATCGGGTGATGATGGTGCTCCGGTGGTTATTCGCCATCCGGGCAGTTTGTCCGCCGCTGCCTTTCGGTATGCCGCAGAAGAAACGGCGCGGGTCATCGCTGTGCTGAACGCAGAAAATGGAACCGAATCCCCCGTTTTTGAAATAGAGCCATAA
- the ubiE gene encoding bifunctional demethylmenaquinone methyltransferase/2-methoxy-6-polyprenyl-1,4-benzoquinol methylase UbiE produces MRPPVGQIEGKKQAVEQMFDTIAPRYDLLNRVLSLGIDQGWRKRVVALLSADKPQKILDVATGTADLALASMRLQPEHIIGVDIAEGMLEVGRKKIATLDLSDKITLQRGDSENLPFEDNRFDAVTVAFGVRNFENLYAGLAEMRRVLRPGGKLVVLEFSKPSHFPIKQLYSFYFRQVLPRVGSTVSGVSGPYQYLNESAMAFPDGKDFMVELTKAGYHTVTAEPQTFGIATIYTAIK; encoded by the coding sequence ATGCGCCCTCCCGTAGGACAAATTGAAGGTAAAAAACAGGCTGTCGAACAGATGTTCGATACCATTGCACCACGATACGATCTCCTGAATCGTGTACTCAGTTTGGGGATAGACCAAGGGTGGAGAAAGCGGGTGGTTGCTTTGCTCAGCGCAGATAAACCCCAGAAAATCTTGGATGTGGCGACCGGAACCGCCGATCTGGCACTTGCCTCGATGCGGTTGCAACCTGAACATATTATAGGGGTGGATATCGCGGAAGGCATGTTGGAGGTGGGACGAAAAAAAATTGCCACATTGGATTTGTCTGACAAAATTACCTTGCAACGGGGCGATTCGGAAAACCTGCCGTTTGAAGACAATCGGTTCGATGCTGTTACGGTTGCCTTTGGTGTGCGTAATTTCGAGAACCTGTATGCGGGTCTTGCCGAAATGCGGCGTGTTTTACGGCCCGGTGGGAAGTTGGTGGTTTTGGAATTTAGCAAGCCAAGCCACTTTCCAATTAAGCAATTGTATTCGTTCTACTTTAGGCAGGTATTACCGCGAGTGGGCAGCACGGTTTCGGGCGTCTCTGGCCCATACCAATACCTCAATGAGTCCGCAATGGCTTTTCCGGATGGCAAAGATTTTATGGTGGAATTGACTAAAGCCGGATACCATACCGTTACTGCCGAGCCACAAACCTTCGGAATTGCCACCATTTATACCGCTATTAAATAA